The nucleotide sequence tatCAGTTGATCTTCACTACCGAACATGTTGATCTTAAGAGGTCATCCATAGATAACTGATTGCTTATTATATCTGATATGAGCTTACATAAACATTTGTTGAACAAACCAGAGCAGCTTAAACAAATTGCATTTCCCACGTCATTATTGGTCCCAAGTGATTTACACTCATTTCGGGGTAAGTatgaataaaaggaaaaatcaacTAGTGTACTGAGTATTTAAGAACTATGGAGCTGTTAAAGGGCCTTTACAAACTAAAATGTAAattctgtcttcctctcagtGATTTAACTCCCAGGTTGTCACTAGACTCATAGTAAGCTGTTGAACACAACCTAGAGTTTAAAAAGAGTAAAGCAAATATTCATGGTGATTAGAACCATAAAATACATCCAGTCAAGAATATACAAGAACCTGTTAAGTCACATAAATTTCCAGAGAAATTGTCTCCAGCCTCTCATCAAGTTGGGACCACCATTTTGTACTTACAGAGGCTGACATAGAAACAAAAATGTAGTACTTGGTAATTTTCTCATCGCTCAAAGGTTATACAGTAATTCATTTGATTGGATCCCCTGAAACCTGTATTTCTAAGAGGcaattgtaaaaatgtatttatttatcagggGCATTTTTTCCCTTACTATAAACTATGCAATTTCCATTGCCTCTCTTTTATAAAGCTGTTACGTTGGAGATCATGAGCGAGGGGATGCGTAAAAGGTAAACCCAGAAACTTAAACGATAAACacaagaaatgagaaaataaggTATTGTCATAGGTGTGTATGGTTTGCTGAAAAGCTCGGGTAAGTGTGTAAGCTACGTTTGGTAAGATTCATGATTTCACTAGTAGTAGGGGTCTGAGGGAAGAAGGGATCCTTTGGATACTGAGGTATAAAATGAGTTGTACTCAATTGTGCTTTTGTCAGATAAAACTGTCATAttgccatatatatatatatatatatatatatatatatatatatataacacaaaaAGCCAGCAGTTGGGAAATGCCATGAAGGGGATCAAAGCTGTTGAGCACAAGCTCTAGATTTCTGGAGGCCAAGGCATTAGCGCAATCTTCAGCTAGATATCAGAAATCCAAATAACGTTAACAAAGAGGATCAGGGCCAAAGGTGCCCCTTTGAACTTGTAGGTCAGCACTTGCTCTTAACTTGATCCAGGGGGATCAGAACCAGAGGATTGGATTCCCCAACCACTAAAGGCCACCTCTTTACAGAAACATGTTATTACAGCTCATTCGATTGAGTCTCTTAAGTATATAAATGAATTCCTTGGTGTCATACTGTTTTACAacttataaaacattaaagttaaaCTCAAGGAAGGGTTTTTTTCTTAGATTGTTAAACTGCCTATAGACTGGACTGGTGCACATGCATTAAAAAAGGTAATTTGGCCTACGAAGCAAAACTATGAATCATGCAGCTCCATTGGGTGGCTGCCACAGAATctaatgaggttttttttccctgtgttATCTGTGAAAAATAGGTATTATTGCACTGGAAATTAAAACTGGAACATCTTATCACAAAGGTAAAACAATTTCGTAGGCATTCAACAACCATGAGCTTTGACAGCATATCATCAGCTAATATCCTGTTGCTCTTGGACActaacaaaatatttacactttgGTCAAAATgataatgttaacattttttatcCAGAGGGGTGATAGAAAAAGAACAACAATAACCACAAACATGGATCAAGAGAAACCCATTGACATACAGATGGAGGCCCTccagaaaaaatatttggcccccCGATGAAAGCTAAAGTTTGGATTTCCATAGTTTACATTACaacttttacatatttttttcacaagTCTGTAGATGTAATGTAGATAACAAGATAAACACAAGGCTCCTGTAAATCCCAATAAATATAACCTTGTTACATCTAATAGGCTACTTCCCCCACATGAGGAGAGGTATTAAAACCATGACTGTGCCATGCTATATGAACAGAGAATGGTGCTGAAATTAAATCTAATAAACctacagaaattacattttaatgtgaattCATAACACGgttttaattccacaacttTAGCCTATGCAACACTAACAAATTTGTtcttcacaaataaaaataggTGGAAGTTGAGCATAAATGGTGTGTTGATACCATTTTCTTCCTAAGGCAACAGCAGTAGTACTTTCAAACAACTATAAATGAAGCAGGCCACTGTTTATCATGCACAGATAACCAATAAAGTATGTCACTAGTCTCAAAGTGCAATACAGAACATATATTTGTGAATGAACCAtttttaagagtttaaaatattAGAATAACTCTGTTAACCCTCAGTTACTAATGGGAAAAAATGACATCTGCCCTCTGAAACGATCCTAAACAGTGATATAAATCAAACTTAttcttaaattaatttaaagaaataaaccAAACATACTGTACGGGCTCAAAATGAAAAGTCCTGAAAAACTGGCTCATGGCTGAACCTAACTGCTGACCCCCTGCTGTTGTATTCCTGCTTTTGTGTAACAATTCAATTAAAaggggctttattggcatgggAAACAGACGTTTACATTACGAAAcaagtgtgaaataaaaacaaaaaaatgtacataaagaGAAGAATTGTGATTTTGGATAAGTAAATACAACTTAAATTACCATCACACTACATTTCCCATAGTGCATTGCTCCGTAAAGGGGTTTGGCTTGTTGGGCGCGCTGTGAAGAAAactatttgaaagaaaaaatggcGGAAAAACATCCACAGATTGGACAAAAGGGGTTTGTATCTTTTATTCAAAAGTTGCGACAAGCGAGTGAATAATGTTGAGAAAATACGGGAAAGCGTTTTCAgctaaattgttatttttttgtctgagtttCGCCTAAAGCAAATTACGTCTGTGGTCTGCTCTGTGCTTAATGACATAACGTTAACGTTAAATGTTGTCAGCGAACAATAACGAAAATGTTTGAACATCTTTCACTTATTCTGTGTGTCTAACGTTAAGTTAGGATGTAGCTAAACTCACAAAATTGTCTTGCAGTTGCGGAAATGTGGTCGTTGCTGATACTCAGAATGAGGTAAGACATTTTTACTGACATTAGCTGGATAACAACACCTTAGCTAATCCTACATTCATGAGCTAACGCTTGCTAATCATGCAAAAGAGTCACTGCTAATTCGCTCTTTGTTCAATCTGTGTGCACCTAGGTCAACTCAGTGACACCCAAAAGGTGTTCATCCACAAGCCCCGAGTCAGCCCCTCCACACAAATCTCCCCGTACCGACGTCCAGTCACCCACCAAACAGACACCAGATGCAGGAGAGGGACATCCAGACACAGATAAACAAGAaatgcacacagaaaacacGGAGGGACATACAAGTCCATCTGGCAGCCCCACTGCACGGAGAAAATCCTGGAGGAGAGCCACCCTAACCCGACGCTCTCTACCTGCCCTTCCCAACCCATATCAGAGTGAGTTGTGTGgctttctttcctctttgtaGTCCATAAAGAATGgtaagtgtgcgtgtgttttcAGCAGTATAAACatctatttgtgtgtttcttttgcagtTTTGTGCAGGAGCATAAGTACATCCTTATCACAGCAAGAGAGGCTGGAAAAATTGATGGAGGCTTCAATGAGGGTGAGTTCAAAAAGGTTATATGTAATAGTATTAACTTCATCGGGATAAACTTAactgaaaatgtggaaaaaataaagaagcagGCGCCTTATAGGTTGCTTTTATCTAACTGGTATTGACTGTGatgaatttcttttttcactctACCGAATTTCATTGGAAAGGGAATTGAATAATTAATAAGTTAGTGCTTAACAAAACATAATGCTTTAGCCATAATGAGTGTAAGGGTCTTGTTACAGTAGTCTATAGGGCCACATACAGTTAATTGACTTTGGTCATAACTTAAATTTCTAATTTATCTCTGTTTAATTGCCTCTGCTTTGTCTCTAGCTGGCAATAGAAAGAACTCAAAATTTGCTCCAGTCAGTACCGAATTCCTCACCGGAgtcttttcaaaaacaaggtTGGTGCTTGCTCTGCTTAATTTTGTACATGTTTCATGAAGCTTTTTACTTCAACTTAATGTCTGTTAtagaaatatttattataataaataatatttatttctgtgtctTCCTCGGTGTAGTTGAGCACATGCAGAAGGAGTGGGGTTGTCTGGCCAAAAGCATTCAGATTGAACCACATCAACTTCCTGCAAGTGCAGCAAGGTATTgcagctgttttatttattttgtactcTGTCTGGCTTTTTActgattgttttttgttattttaaattcGTATTTTATACTGCTTTTCTAACTATGTTATTTGATGTCAGATCTAGTGATCCTGCAGCGCAGAAAGCCCTGGAAAAAATCCAGAAAGCCACCAACAGGTATGTTAGTCTTAATATAAGtatagtttttcttttcaatgaTTAGTTACCAGGCACAAatcatatataaaacaaatatggtGCTACCCATCATACAAGGTTCCTTTTTTACtcatctgtgttgtgttttaggCTTCAGGCTGAATGTGAATCTTGGGAAGCACTGTTGAACAAACACCGGAGTAAGGCAGAGGAGTTGGAAAGGTGAAAATgtattctgtcatttaggaATACTGAGTGTGTCAATATTGTCCTCTCAAATTTGTGCcaataatgtgtttatgtgtatttatcaCAGGAAAGTGGAGAAGGGCCAAAAGAGAGGTGTATCATTAGACTGTACATCTGTGGCCCAGTCCTCACAGTACCAGTTCATACAGAGCAAACCTGACTACCACGGTCTCCTCAGTAGACAACAACCCATGCTTCACACTATGGAAATGATTGTACGTTTGAAATTACGTTTTTATATcactactaaaaaaaaaaaaaacataaatgttctGATATACCATCTGTATGGTAAAACATTAAAGCTAGCACAAAAAACAATGGAAGAAGAACTATTTGGCTGTGAGATTGATGAGACACAGATCTGATACTGATTCATGGGAAGGTTAAATACTGTCCACCAGAAAGAGAATGAAGTGCTTTGAATTATTTGGGAATTCTTTCCCTTTCTTGCAGACAGTACCAAAGCTGGAATGTTTGAGAAAGTTCAGAAATGTTAATTAGCTTTTGGCTCTCCTGGTTGACAATGCTAATATAGTAAATAATAATTCACATTCAATCTATCTGATCAAACAATTACAATTCACTTTCCTTTAAAGGTGAATACTAACAAAGTTGATGTGAGATAACATAACTAGCACAACACTCATACTCCTCCACCCTATTTGCCATAGTTTGAGTGCAACAACATGTTCACCgctttaaaggtatactatgcaggatttttctaaaaaactcatacaaaagtaatccctctcaatcatcacttctCGTTCTCTTTATTCACTCTGTAGCTTGCTCGACCACCACCGCTCTCCCTCGCTCACTAGTTGAACCGGGGAGGAGGGgacaactttgaatgctgtgtatTTACAAACACCAatcaacaaatcctgcatagtatatcTTTAAAGGTCCTTAAAACCTATTTATAAGCTTCTTCCTATGATGATAATGTCAACAAGAACACAATTTTATGCCCAAGGTTGGAACAGTTATGTTTTTGTCCTTGGTGCGGCTCTGCTGAAAAAAGGTGCATCAATCAGAGTTTAGCAACATTTGgatcaaaatgtgatgacagttATAGAGGG is from Thunnus maccoyii chromosome 18, fThuMac1.1, whole genome shotgun sequence and encodes:
- the LOC121883356 gene encoding kinetochore-associated protein DSN1 homolog, producing MAEKHPQIGQKGCGNVVVADTQNEVNSVTPKRCSSTSPESAPPHKSPRTDVQSPTKQTPDAGEGHPDTDKQEMHTENTEGHTSPSGSPTARRKSWRRATLTRRSLPALPNPYQILCRSISTSLSQQERLEKLMEASMRLAIERTQNLLQSVPNSSPESFQKQVEHMQKEWGCLAKSIQIEPHQLPASAARSSDPAAQKALEKIQKATNRLQAECESWEALLNKHRSKAEELERKVEKGQKRGVSLDCTSVAQSSQYQFIQSKPDYHGLLSRQQPMLHTMEMIMDIQCKMVRELLSIKEQSQLLVKKTSGRLAAEAGFQALSPDLIRNLMAAPLSSATT